Sequence from the Candidatus Berkiella cookevillensis genome:
GCAGTAAAAAGATTTAAGATACATCTATGTTATGTAATGGCTTAAGGAGTGTGCTCACAAGGAACACACTCAGTTTTATCAACGGGAGACATTATGAAGTTGAAGGCTTCATAGTGTTACATGCTTTTTCTCTCTTTCTTTGGTATTTTTTGTGCAATAAGAGATTTCTCATCTTTCCGTTGTTGTTGAGCAATTCTAGCCGAACGTCGCACAAGAAAGTTTGGACTCGTAGATATATCGGGTTTGTCTGAATCAGATTTGAGCCACCCCAATTTTTCCAGCTGCTTAGTAATAGCAGGTGTGGTTCTGAAATTAAAAGGTAATAGATTATAGCCTTTTGACTGGGATTCTTTCTTCAAATTAGACACATGATTAACTGCGCTTCTATGGAACCACATTCCCAGTGGAGACAATAACCATCGTAATGGTGGGAGCCACCAGAGTTTGCTAAAAGGCCCTTGTTCTACGTCTTTATAGTAATACTGTATATCTTTAGGCTGCGCATTGGGGAATTCTGTCTTTATCTCATGCATTAAAGAATCAATGAGTGTGCATTTTGTATTGTGATGCTCATAAGAATAAAATGCTTTTCCAGGTATGTTTGTGCCAAGCTGAGCTTGGATGCGATCAACGTGAGCAGGATTTGTTCGACTGAAAATATAAACGGAAATACCAGATTGTTTAAGGGCTTCCAACTGAGAGAAGCCTTCTTTTCCAAATGTCTCTACTGTACACATTTTGTTCCAAGTGATCTGATCCCCTGACTGTGGACACCTAATTTGATAAACTAAATATCAGTTAGGAGACGTGTATGTCCAAGTATAAGAAGTATGATAAGTCATTTAAGCAAAGAGCAGTGCAGCTAGCACTGACCTCCGAACAACCCACCTCAAAGACAGCGAAAGATCTCGGCATTCTTGAGTCAACGCTTTATAACTGGATATCCAAGGCTAAAAAAGACAAAAATATCCCTGAGGTCAAGGATGAAACTCCTGATTTAAAGCAACTTCATGAAGAACTGTTGAAGCTACGCAAGGAAAATGAACGCCTAAGGGATACCTGCGACATTTTAAAAAAGGCTACAGCCTACTTCGCGAACGACCCGAAGAAAGATTCAAATTCATAGAGAAAGAACGTCATCATTATGATGTTGTTTTGCTCTGCGAATGTATGCAGGTCTCCCGAAGTGGGTATTATGCTTGGAAAAACCGACCAGTCGAACCTGAGTGTAATGACACTTTTATAAAAGAGAGGATGAACGCTATCTTTTTGCTGAGTCGATGTTGCTATGGCTTCAGACGCATGCAGAAAGCACTTAAAAACGAAGGTATCGATTGTAATCATAAAAAGGTAAGCCGTTTAATGAAAGAATTAAAGCTGTTCCCCAAAGTAAAGAGAAAATTCAAAGCCACAACCAACTCAAACCACAAGCTGCCAATCGAGCCAAATCGGTTAGAGCGCAAATTCTTTGCGATAAAGCCGAATATTGCCTGGGTTGGCGATATTACCTATATTTGGACTGAACAAGGTTGGCTTTATTTAGCGACAGTCATCGACCTGTGCTCACGAAAGGTCAAAGGCTGGGCCATGGGTGAGCGCATAACAGCTGACTTGGCTGTTTCTGCGTTAGAGATGGCACTAAAACAAGTTGATTGTTCTAAGGCTCTTCTATTCCATTCTGATAGAGGTGTTCAATATGCTTCCCACGCTTTTAAAGAAGTTATTAAAAATAATGGAATGGTTCACAGTATGAGTCGTAAGGCTGATTGTTGGGATAACGCCGTTGCTGAAAGCTTCTTTGGCACTTTAAAGCAAGAGCTTGTCTATCACTGCAAATTTAAAACACGTGATGAGGCAAAATTAGCTATTTTTGATTACATCGAAGTGTTCTATAATCGTATCCGTTTGCACTCAACGCTGGACTATCAAACACCTGATAGTGTAGAAAGAGCCGTATTAGCTGCGTAGTTCGGTGTCCACTGAATGGGGGGCAGGTCAAAGCCTCCCAAATAGCAGGCTCAGCAACAAGGCTCAATTTGGGATAAATTACTTTCAGTTGAGCAATAAATTGATCATTATGAAGTAACCCAGATTTATATTTCTCGATACATTGAATTGTTTTGCGCCAATTCCATATCATGCTATGCAATCCAATCCCTAGGCCACGAAAGGCAGCAACTGTAGCCATAGGGTTCGTTTTTACCAGCAAGCTTAAAGGAAGAATTAATATATGTGTCATTTGTTTTACTGCATTCTTTAAAAATATGCAGTAAAACAAATGTATTGTATTTTGTAAAGATTTTTATGCGAGATCAGCTGTGCAAGCAGAACAGCGTACTGCTTTTATGTTGATTTGAGAGTAGCATTTGGGACACTCTTTTGTTGTAGGTGCAAGTTCTTTTTTCTTATAAAGTTTATTCATCTGTGAAATAACAATAAAGATAGCAAAGCTGACAATTAGAAAATCTAGTACCGTATTAATGAAAGTGCCATAGTTGATTGCAACTGCTTTTTGCTCTGCTGTTGCTGCTTGCAATACGATAGATAAGTGTGAAAAATCTACTTTGCCTAAAAGCATACCAATCGGTGGCATGATAACATCATTAACAAATGAAGTAATAATTTTGCCAAATGCGGTGCCGATAATGATACCTACTGCCATGTCAACAACATTGCCACGCATTGCAAATTCTTTAAATCCTTTTAGCATTGCCTTATCCTTTTGCTTGGTTGCTTATATTAGGTGATTATTTTAACATCCATTTTGATATTATTGCTATGACCGTATTAATTTTCAGTAATACTTTCGGCTATTTTTAATAAAGATTAAAAATCTATATTTTTCTTTGTGCGCAGCAATTTTGTTTTTCCATGTTTAGTTTTACTATTCAGCCTCTTTTCTTTAGAAGCATTTGTTGGCTTCGTTTTTTTCCTTTTTTTTGGAATAATCAGAGCTTTTTTTATTAAAATAGCTAATCTACCTAAGGCATCTTCTTTGTTTTTTATTTGACTTCTAAAGCGTTGGGCTTTGATTGTAATCACCCCTGCTTGATTAATTCGATAATCATTTAAGGCCATTAGCCTTTCTTGGTAGATAGTTGGTAAGGATGAATGTTTAATATCAAATTGTAGATGAATAGCCGTTGATACTTTGTTAATATTTTGTCCGCCTGCACCTTGTGCTCTTATTGCTGTTATTTCTATTTCTTTAAGCGGTAAATATATTTTGTTTGATATTTTCAGCATGGTCGATTTCTATATTTATCACCAGAGGTTTGCCTTGGTTCATTTTTGAAAAATAGTTTGTTGATCAACACATTCTGGGTTGTTGTTTTTCCACTAAATGTCATATTCTCAACAAATGGATTTAAGTGCATTGCTCAGACTCTATAGTGTGGCGACATAGATAGAACGACATGAAATGCCTGATCTTTAAAATCAGACATCTCTGTGCGACGAATGCTACAAAATAAACTCTGTGTTTTCTATTCAGTGCACTGTGTAGAAGAGGTGGCTAAAGAAGAAAGTTTTTGGAGCTCTTCTTTCTTGAGCCTCCAAACTTTATATTCAGGGAAAGCAATAGCGCCCAAACCTAAATAAAAATCTTCTGCCTGCGTGTTACCTTGTACTACCCACCACTCCAACCGATTGTATTTTTTCTCAGCCGCAGTTTTAGCAAGAAAATGAAATAGTTTCTTTCCAATATTTTGATTACGGAATTCTGGGAGCACATACATTTCATCAATATATAAAGCAGGTGTGCTTTGATAAAGACGATTAATATTCATAATACTGTATTGCGTAAAACCAACAATTTTCTCTTCAATCAGCGCCACAACAATTGTTGAGTTTGCATTAGGAGAAAATAGGAATTCATTAAGGGATTGTTCAGTAATCGTGAGTCTATCTTGGATCCCTTGAAATTCTGCTAAATCATAGATAAGTTGAAATAAAACTTTATTATCATCAGGCTCAGCATTTCGAATGGTAACATCAACATTCATGGTTTAACCTTAAAGAAATTTAGCTAGATCTTTGGCGAAATAATTAATAATAATATCTGCGCCTGCTCGTTTAATACTTGTTAAGACCTCTAGTGCTACTTGCCTTTCATTAATCCAGCCTCTTTCCGCAGCTGCTTTAATCATGGCAAATTCACCACTCACATGGTATGCCGCCATTGGTATTTCTGGAAATTTTTGCTTAATACGGTGAATGACATCTAAATATGTGTGTGCTGGTTTCACCATTATCATATCAGCACCTTCTGCAATATCTTGAGCGGCCTCACGAAGTGCCTCATTTGCATTTGCGGGATCCATTTGGTAGCTCTTTCTATCACCAAACAATGGGGTACCTTCTGCAGCTTGACGAAATGGCCCATAAAGTCCAGAGCTATATTTAACGGCGTAGCTTAAAATAGGAATGTGTTGATAATTAGACAAATCAAGCGCTTGCCTTAGGACAACTACTTGGCCATCCATCATGCCACTGGGAGCAAGAATATCGACCCCTGCCTTTGCATGACTTTCAGCTTGCAAAGCTAGAATTTCAAGCGTTCTGTCATTG
This genomic interval carries:
- a CDS encoding transposase; translation: MSKYKKYDKSFKQRAVQLALTSEQPTSKTAKDLGILESTLYNWISKAKKDKNIPEVKDETPDLKQLHEELLKLRKENERLRDTCDILKKATAYFANDPKKDSNS
- a CDS encoding IS3 family transposase, yielding MEKERHHYDVVLLCECMQVSRSGYYAWKNRPVEPECNDTFIKERMNAIFLLSRCCYGFRRMQKALKNEGIDCNHKKVSRLMKELKLFPKVKRKFKATTNSNHKLPIEPNRLERKFFAIKPNIAWVGDITYIWTEQGWLYLATVIDLCSRKVKGWAMGERITADLAVSALEMALKQVDCSKALLFHSDRGVQYASHAFKEVIKNNGMVHSMSRKADCWDNAVAESFFGTLKQELVYHCKFKTRDEAKLAIFDYIEVFYNRIRLHSTLDYQTPDSVERAVLAA
- the mscL gene encoding large-conductance mechanosensitive channel protein MscL gives rise to the protein MLKGFKEFAMRGNVVDMAVGIIIGTAFGKIITSFVNDVIMPPIGMLLGKVDFSHLSIVLQAATAEQKAVAINYGTFINTVLDFLIVSFAIFIVISQMNKLYKKKELAPTTKECPKCYSQINIKAVRCSACTADLA
- the arfB gene encoding alternative ribosome rescue aminoacyl-tRNA hydrolase ArfB, producing the protein MLKISNKIYLPLKEIEITAIRAQGAGGQNINKVSTAIHLQFDIKHSSLPTIYQERLMALNDYRINQAGVITIKAQRFRSQIKNKEDALGRLAILIKKALIIPKKRKKTKPTNASKEKRLNSKTKHGKTKLLRTKKNIDF
- a CDS encoding GNAT family N-acetyltransferase, translating into MNVDVTIRNAEPDDNKVLFQLIYDLAEFQGIQDRLTITEQSLNEFLFSPNANSTIVVALIEEKIVGFTQYSIMNINRLYQSTPALYIDEMYVLPEFRNQNIGKKLFHFLAKTAAEKKYNRLEWWVVQGNTQAEDFYLGLGAIAFPEYKVWRLKKEELQKLSSLATSSTQCTE
- the hemB gene encoding porphobilinogen synthase, translating into MSADFASSQGNFPNVRLRRLRQSPIIRNLVRETELNINDFVLPLFVKQGVNRRDPISSMPGHFQLSPDNLSAEIRELESLGISSVILFGIPGGKDAHASDSYSDNGIIQQATRIIKDVSPNMLVISDICCCEYTDHGHCGVIEERDGKKDVCNDRTLEILALQAESHAKAGVDILAPSGMMDGQVVVLRQALDLSNYQHIPILSYAVKYSSGLYGPFRQAAEGTPLFGDRKSYQMDPANANEALREAAQDIAEGADMIMVKPAHTYLDVIHRIKQKFPEIPMAAYHVSGEFAMIKAAAERGWINERQVALEVLTSIKRAGADIIINYFAKDLAKFL